The Synergistaceae bacterium genomic interval CATCCCGGGCGTGACCTTCATGCCGGAAGCGCGATTCGGCCGAGCCAACAGGTGGCTGACCGCGATGCTGATCGCCCCGGAGACCGGCGTCTCCCCGTCCGACATAATGAACGCGCTGCAGAAGCGGAACATCGAGTCCCGCCCCGTGTGGAAGCCCATGCACCTTCAGCCGGTGTTCGAGCGATACCGGTACTTCCGTCACCGGGAGGGCGAGGACGTCTCGGCCGGCCTGTTCGCCAACGGCATCTGCCTGCCGTCCGGCTCGGCGCTGACGGAGGAGGAGCAGGAGCGAATTACAGGAATCATTAAAACACTGTTTTAATCTTGTCATCCGGAGGCGCAATGCCGTGAAACTGCTCTATATAACCACAGTCGGCCAGACGATGGGCTTCTTCACAAGCCTAATAACAGAATTGATCCGGGAGGGGCACAAGATCGACATCGCCTGCTCCGACACCGAGAGAATCCCCGCTCAATATGCGGATTTGGGCTGCGAGGTCTTTCCGCTGTCCTGCTCCAGGAATCCTCTGGCGTTGGGTAACATCAGGTCCATAAGGGAGATTAGGCGCATTGTGGAAGAGGGGAAGTACGACGCGGTCCACTGTCACACGCCGATCGCAGCAGCCCTTGCCCGAATCGCCTGCAGGCCGCTGAGAAAACGCGGATTGAAGGTGATATACACCGCTCACGGGTTCCATTTCTACAAAGGCGCGCCCCTTGTCAACTGGCTTTTCTACTACCCGATCGAGTGGGTCTGCGCTCGCTGGACCGACCTCCTCCTGACCATGAACCGGGAGGACTACGAATTCGCGGCGCGGCGGCTGAAGGCCGGGGACGTTAAGTATGTTCCAGGCGTCGGCGTCGACACGGAGAGGTTTGCCAAGGTTGAATCGGACAGGGCTGCGAAACGAGGGGAGCTCTGTTTGGGGGATGGCGACATAGTGCTTCTGTCGGTGGGGGAGCTAAACCGGGGCAAGAACCACCAGGCGATTTTCAGAGCTCTGGCAGAGCTGAAAGATCCCCGTATCCGCTATCTGGTAGCAGGGCGAGGCAAGCAGGAGGCTTCCCTAAGGGCAATTGCGGAAAGCCTTGGCATAGCGGAGCAAGTTAGACTCACGGGCCACCGCGACGATATTCCGGAGTTGCTGAACGCCGCGGATATATTCTGTTTTCCGTCAATAAGGGAAGGGCTCCCAGTGGCCCTGATGGAGGCGATGGCATCCGGGCTTCCCTGCGTCGCCTCCGGTATAAGAGGAATCACCGACTTGATCAACGACGGAGAAGGCGGCTTCCTGTGCCGCCCGAACGACACCCAATGCTTTGCCGCGGCAATCGAACGCCTTGTAGAATCCCCATCGCTAAGAAAGACCATGGGGCTTGTCAACAGCGACAGGGTCAAGGCCTTCGACCAAAAGCGCGTAAACGGCATTATGAAAGAGATCTATGAGAACGCTGTTTAAACCCCGCGACCGAGCATCGACCAAAGCAACGAAGGGGGGCCTCGTTAACAATCCTTTTGTCCTGCCGACCATCATCACCGCATTAAAGCTTGTGGCCGCTTTCGTGATTATCGCCTCCAACGTAAAGCTGTTTGGCGGCGGATGCGACAGCAACCACTACCACGCATGCGCCCTGTCCCGGACAGATCGCGCCTACAACCACTGGTCCATCCTATTAAGAAAACTCAACTCCATGGGCCTTTACAATCGCCTCGGCATCACTATATTCCTCATAATAGCCGCATCCATAATAATCCCGTATCTTGTCGCCAGACTCTCCGCAGTCA includes:
- a CDS encoding glycosyltransferase family 4 protein, whose amino-acid sequence is MKLLYITTVGQTMGFFTSLITELIREGHKIDIACSDTERIPAQYADLGCEVFPLSCSRNPLALGNIRSIREIRRIVEEGKYDAVHCHTPIAAALARIACRPLRKRGLKVIYTAHGFHFYKGAPLVNWLFYYPIEWVCARWTDLLLTMNREDYEFAARRLKAGDVKYVPGVGVDTERFAKVESDRAAKRGELCLGDGDIVLLSVGELNRGKNHQAIFRALAELKDPRIRYLVAGRGKQEASLRAIAESLGIAEQVRLTGHRDDIPELLNAADIFCFPSIREGLPVALMEAMASGLPCVASGIRGITDLINDGEGGFLCRPNDTQCFAAAIERLVESPSLRKTMGLVNSDRVKAFDQKRVNGIMKEIYENAV